In one Microbulbifer pacificus genomic region, the following are encoded:
- the nirD gene encoding nitrite reductase small subunit NirD has protein sequence MSEVAITRAEWLQVCKRSDLVADSGVCALVGDRQIALFFLPDQDAQLYAIDNWDPIADAGVIGRGLVAEIDGELTVSSPLYKQHYRLSDGRCLEKPEYQLDVFPVAFEGDDVLIRVGP, from the coding sequence ATAACCCGCGCCGAGTGGCTGCAAGTCTGCAAGCGATCAGACCTTGTAGCCGATTCCGGAGTGTGCGCTCTTGTGGGCGATCGTCAGATTGCCCTGTTTTTTTTACCCGATCAGGACGCCCAGTTATATGCCATCGACAACTGGGACCCGATCGCCGATGCCGGGGTGATCGGCCGCGGTCTTGTTGCGGAGATCGACGGTGAGCTGACGGTGTCGTCGCCGCTGTACAAGCAGCATTACCGCCTGAGCGACGGCCGGTGTCTGGAAAAACCGGAGTATCAGCTGGACGTATTTCCCGTGGCATTTGAAGGCGACGATGTGTTGATCCGGGTCGGACCATAA